One Chloroflexi bacterium ADurb.Bin180 genomic window carries:
- the miaA gene encoding tRNA dimethylallyltransferase, giving the protein MSSPPDRPLVAILGPTAVGKTALALSLARHLPVEVVSADSRQVYRGMDIGTAKPSRLEQQEIRHWLLDVVEPDEPFTLAQYQRLAYRAIEDIHSRGRLPLLVGGTGLYVRAVLDGLCIPEVAPDPGLRGALQRQAEHEGYLALHTRLRELDPAAAERIDARNVRRVIRALEVCYALGRPISAAQTAVPPPYRQLRVGLTLPRDRLYQRIDRRIDAMLEAGLVAEVQGLLAKDYHCDLPSMSGLGYRQVGQYLRGEISLTEAVALLRRDTRRFVRQQSTWFRAADPAIEWFDASGDLERTVAARLKAFLEGPLHGQEQGLDPTAHGSVGGETRQGGT; this is encoded by the coding sequence ATGAGCAGCCCGCCTGACCGGCCGCTGGTCGCCATTCTCGGTCCGACCGCTGTCGGCAAAACGGCCCTGGCGCTGAGTCTGGCGAGGCACTTGCCCGTTGAGGTCGTGTCGGCCGACTCGCGGCAGGTCTACCGCGGCATGGACATCGGCACGGCCAAGCCGTCGCGGCTGGAGCAGCAGGAGATCAGGCACTGGCTGCTGGACGTGGTCGAGCCGGACGAGCCGTTCACACTGGCTCAGTACCAGCGTCTGGCTTATCGGGCCATTGAAGATATCCACAGCCGGGGCCGGCTGCCGCTACTGGTCGGCGGCACCGGGCTGTACGTGAGAGCGGTGCTGGACGGGCTGTGTATTCCGGAGGTTGCACCTGACCCCGGTCTGCGCGGCGCGCTGCAGCGACAGGCCGAGCACGAGGGGTATCTCGCTCTGCATACCCGGCTGAGGGAGTTGGACCCCGCCGCGGCGGAACGGATCGACGCGCGCAACGTCAGGCGCGTCATCCGTGCACTGGAGGTTTGCTATGCGCTGGGCCGGCCGATCTCGGCGGCGCAGACCGCGGTGCCGCCGCCTTACCGGCAGTTGCGCGTGGGGCTAACCCTGCCGCGCGACAGGCTCTATCAGCGCATCGACCGGCGCATCGATGCCATGCTCGAAGCAGGCCTGGTAGCTGAGGTGCAGGGGCTGCTGGCCAAAGACTACCATTGTGATCTGCCATCGATGTCGGGTCTGGGCTATCGCCAGGTGGGGCAGTATCTGCGCGGCGAGATCAGCCTGACCGAAGCGGTGGCCCTGCTCCGGCGCGACACGCGGCGCTTTGTGCGCCAGCAGAGCACGTGGTTCCGCGCTGCTGACCCGGCCATCGAGTGGTTCGATGCCTCTGGCGACCTTGAACGAACGGTTGCTGCCCGCCTGAAGGCGTTTCTGGAGGGGCCGCTTCATGGCCAGGAGCAGGGTCTGGATCCAACGGCGCATGGTTCCGTCGGCGGAGAGACAAGACAGGGGGGAACGTAG
- the prkC gene encoding Serine/threonine-protein kinase PrkC, whose translation MALKIGDVLSGKFEIISEIGEGGFGKIYLGHDSGMDRLVAVKELLRESAEVNPEDYEDYKRRFRKEAQVVSKFAHPNVVTAYSLETDDRGDLCLILEYVDGGSLKSLIAPGPLEPKRAIEIAMDLCDAVQAIWKYDIVHRDIKPSNILMTKEGTAKLTDFGVAQIGHETRRTQEAHSHPGTPAYKSPEQAGTTGYLDQRSDLYAIGLVLYEMLTTKLYLRNRVPPNKVNRKVPRALSAVVMKALQDNPADRYQSAEEMRAALEAVSKGGQLQGITAALGGIAEGIPVRGLAVVLGLAALAGAIFLGARALGESRSAGAALTATAEAKRETLRAELLATPTATLTPTPMLIDSFEPDDVNPKPIALGETQRHNFYPDGDVDRVSFRVKAGRVYGVITSDLAIGVDTVIVVSVAGQRYENDDGIEGSLASEVYFKAMAEAIAVATISNKDSYGFGSTYDLTVIELPFTPTPTNTGTQTPSATPTPTQTQTGTPTTTVTHTPTETRTPTPTPTLSPTLTQSLTPTETRTRTPTPTPTNTTAPSPTTPPTDTPTRTAVPSETPTRTLVPTDTLVPTPTETTVPPTATTEPSATTAPVRDEGPAGRLVLPLHIRS comes from the coding sequence ATGGCACTCAAGATAGGCGATGTACTGTCGGGCAAGTTCGAGATCATCTCCGAGATCGGCGAAGGCGGTTTTGGCAAGATCTATCTGGGGCACGACTCGGGAATGGACCGCCTCGTGGCGGTCAAGGAGCTGCTGCGCGAGAGCGCCGAGGTCAACCCCGAGGACTATGAGGACTATAAGCGGCGCTTTCGCAAGGAAGCGCAGGTGGTCAGCAAGTTCGCCCATCCGAACGTGGTTACCGCCTATTCGCTGGAAACGGACGACAGAGGCGACCTGTGTCTGATCCTGGAGTACGTGGACGGCGGCAGTCTGAAGAGCCTGATTGCCCCGGGGCCGCTGGAGCCGAAGCGGGCTATCGAAATTGCGATGGATCTCTGCGACGCGGTGCAGGCCATCTGGAAGTATGACATTGTGCACCGCGATATCAAGCCCAGCAACATCCTGATGACCAAAGAAGGCACGGCCAAGCTCACCGACTTTGGCGTGGCACAGATCGGCCACGAGACCAGGCGCACCCAGGAAGCCCACTCTCACCCGGGGACGCCGGCCTACAAGTCGCCCGAACAGGCCGGCACAACTGGCTATCTGGACCAGAGATCCGACCTCTATGCCATCGGTCTGGTCCTCTACGAGATGCTCACCACCAAGCTCTACCTCCGCAACCGGGTGCCGCCGAACAAGGTGAACCGCAAGGTGCCGCGGGCTCTGAGTGCCGTGGTGATGAAGGCCCTGCAGGACAACCCGGCGGATCGCTACCAGTCGGCCGAGGAGATGCGCGCTGCCCTGGAGGCGGTCAGCAAGGGCGGGCAGCTTCAGGGCATCACCGCGGCGCTGGGTGGCATCGCGGAAGGCATCCCGGTGCGGGGTCTGGCGGTTGTCCTGGGACTGGCTGCTCTGGCCGGCGCCATCTTCCTTGGCGCGCGGGCCCTGGGCGAGTCGCGCTCCGCCGGCGCTGCCCTCACGGCTACCGCTGAGGCAAAACGAGAGACGCTGCGCGCAGAGCTCCTGGCCACGCCGACAGCGACCCTGACGCCGACACCGATGCTGATCGATTCTTTTGAGCCGGACGACGTGAACCCCAAACCCATCGCCCTGGGAGAGACTCAACGCCACAACTTTTACCCCGACGGTGATGTCGACCGGGTGAGTTTCCGCGTCAAGGCAGGGCGCGTCTATGGCGTCATCACCAGCGACCTGGCCATCGGGGTCGACACGGTGATCGTGGTCTCTGTGGCCGGGCAGCGCTACGAGAACGACGATGGCATCGAAGGCAGCCTGGCCTCCGAGGTGTACTTTAAGGCGATGGCTGAAGCCATCGCCGTGGCGACGATCAGCAACAAGGACAGCTACGGGTTTGGCTCCACCTATGACCTGACCGTGATAGAGCTGCCATTCACTCCGACTCCGACCAACACGGGCACGCAGACGCCGTCGGCTACCCCGACGCCCACACAGACACAGACCGGTACGCCGACCACGACCGTTACTCATACTCCCACCGAGACGCGGACGCCAACGCCGACGCCCACTCTGTCGCCGACCCTGACGCAGAGCCTGACGCCAACCGAAACTCGCACTCGCACCCCAACGCCGACGCCAACCAACACTACCGCACCATCGCCAACTACTCCACCGACGGACACGCCGACGCGCACCGCTGTGCCGAGCGAGACGCCTACGCGCACTCTGGTTCCGACCGACACGCTCGTGCCGACGCCCACCGAGACAACGGTGCCGCCGACGGCCACTACCGAACCGTCGGCGACCACGGCGCCGGTGCGCGACGAGGGGCCGGCCGGCCGACTGGTGCTGC